The following coding sequences are from one Streptomyces sp. NBC_01232 window:
- a CDS encoding bifunctional adenosylcobinamide kinase/adenosylcobinamide-phosphate guanylyltransferase → MELTLLGTGTPEGLPRPGCPCAACAVSVGSRSRAATALLVDGALLLDLTPGAVLAGARAGHSLAGVRQVLLTHPHDGPAVELPPGLPAAGRVPDGRELAVISGHRVRAVPMDAPGTGYEVTGPDGSRLLYLPPGGAPAGAADRAGGRPYDMVLADVLGRPEALARLRASGAVGPATDVIAVHLDHDTPPGRELDRRCAAAGARAVPDGTTVIVGDYRAVPDLPRRTLVLGGARSGKSVEAERRLESFPEVVYVATGGTRDGDAEWAQRVGLHRERRPGGWRTVETCDLVPLLAAEGPPLLIDCLALWLTDAMDEAGAWDDSVWAGGGQHRLGRRTAELAAAVRATRRPVVLVSNEVGSGVVPATASGRRFRDELGRLNATVARECEQVLLVVAGLVSVLKE, encoded by the coding sequence GTGGAACTCACTCTGCTCGGCACCGGAACTCCCGAGGGCCTGCCCCGCCCCGGCTGCCCCTGCGCGGCCTGTGCGGTCTCCGTCGGCTCGCGCTCACGCGCCGCCACGGCCCTCCTCGTCGACGGGGCGCTGCTGCTGGACCTGACCCCCGGGGCGGTGCTGGCCGGTGCCCGGGCCGGGCATTCGCTGGCCGGTGTGCGGCAGGTGCTGCTGACCCACCCGCACGACGGGCCCGCGGTCGAGCTGCCGCCCGGGTTGCCGGCCGCCGGGCGGGTGCCGGACGGGCGGGAGCTCGCGGTGATCTCCGGGCACCGGGTGCGGGCCGTACCGATGGACGCGCCGGGCACCGGGTACGAGGTGACCGGCCCGGACGGCAGCAGGCTGCTGTACCTGCCCCCCGGCGGGGCCCCGGCCGGGGCCGCCGACCGGGCCGGGGGGCGCCCGTACGACATGGTCCTCGCCGATGTGCTGGGCCGGCCCGAGGCGCTGGCGCGGCTGCGGGCGAGCGGCGCCGTCGGCCCGGCCACGGACGTGATCGCCGTCCATCTGGACCACGACACCCCGCCGGGCCGGGAGCTGGACCGCCGGTGCGCGGCGGCCGGGGCCCGGGCGGTGCCGGACGGGACGACCGTGATCGTCGGCGACTACCGCGCGGTGCCGGACCTGCCGCGCCGGACCCTGGTGCTGGGCGGTGCCCGCTCCGGCAAGTCGGTGGAGGCGGAGCGGCGGCTGGAGTCCTTCCCCGAGGTGGTCTACGTGGCCACCGGCGGCACCCGCGACGGGGACGCGGAATGGGCGCAGCGCGTCGGCCTGCACCGGGAGCGCCGGCCCGGGGGCTGGCGGACGGTGGAGACGTGCGACCTGGTCCCGCTGCTGGCCGCCGAGGGTCCGCCGCTGTTGATCGACTGCCTGGCGCTGTGGCTGACGGACGCGATGGACGAGGCCGGGGCCTGGGACGACTCCGTGTGGGCGGGCGGCGGGCAGCACCGGCTCGGCAGGCGGACGGCCGAGCTGGCGGCGGCCGTGCGCGCAACGCGCCGTCCGGTGGTGCTGGTCAGCAACGAGGTCGGCTCGGGGGTCGTCCCTGCGACCGCCTCGGGCCGCCGCTTCCGCGACGAGCTGGGCCGGCTGAACGCGACGGTCGCGCGCGAGTGCGAGCAGGTGCTCCTCGTCGTCGCGGGCCTGGTGTCCGTACTCAAGGAGTAG
- a CDS encoding phosphatidylglycerol lysyltransferase domain-containing protein, producing the protein MGEVRLTSAETDRTASPATGPSAGRKETGGDPAGRAAGGGRETGRGSTRSRRGAAFAVWYLRAVTFLNFLSAVWVSLGQDVRRHNTEDFYTPYMLTAGFASGLFTLLLAVTLGRRKRASWILSLVLSGLLALLLAYALSTHEEIRQHPQNWVSLALTAAFTGALLLGRHEFYARGDRSNPALATAVAAVGLLVTSLVAALLVGATNTSALSSEASFPERWKYGVMRLITLAPDDRASEAIAPPGWVDVSINVMSMLLLLAVLFAAFRSRRAVDPISEEDEERLRALLARQGDRDSLGYFALRREKSVIWSPTGKAAVTYRVVGGVSLASGDPIGDPEAWPGAIDPWLAEAREHGWVPAVMGASEEAGQIYARHGLDALELGDEAIVETAEFTLEGRAMRTVRQAFNRVKRAGYTVRIRRHADIPADEMAELVRRADDWRDGATERGFSMALGRLGDPSDGQCVMLECTDGNGDLRAVLSFVPWGPKGLSLDLMRRDRDSENGLMEFMVIELLERSKEIGVTQVSLNFAMFRSVFERGSRLGAGPVLRMWRSLLSFFSRWWQIESLYRANAKYRPIWEPRFMLFEKSSDLLRIGVAAGRAEGFLEAPGLPKWLHRRHLETRR; encoded by the coding sequence ATGGGAGAGGTCCGTTTGACCAGCGCAGAGACCGACCGCACCGCCTCACCGGCGACCGGTCCGTCAGCCGGCAGGAAAGAGACCGGCGGCGACCCCGCCGGCAGGGCGGCGGGTGGCGGCCGGGAGACCGGCCGGGGGAGCACCCGCTCACGGCGCGGCGCCGCGTTCGCGGTGTGGTACCTGCGCGCCGTCACCTTCCTCAACTTCCTCAGCGCGGTGTGGGTTTCGCTCGGGCAGGACGTGCGGCGCCACAACACCGAGGACTTCTACACCCCGTACATGCTCACCGCGGGCTTCGCCTCCGGGCTGTTCACACTGCTGCTCGCCGTCACCCTCGGCCGCCGCAAGCGGGCCTCCTGGATCCTCAGCCTCGTCCTGAGCGGCCTCCTGGCCCTGCTGCTCGCCTACGCGCTCTCCACGCACGAGGAGATCCGCCAGCACCCGCAGAACTGGGTCTCCCTGGCCCTGACCGCCGCCTTCACCGGCGCCCTGCTGCTGGGCCGTCACGAGTTCTACGCCAGGGGCGACCGCTCCAACCCGGCGCTCGCCACCGCCGTGGCCGCCGTCGGCCTGCTGGTCACCTCGCTGGTCGCGGCCCTGCTCGTCGGCGCCACCAACACCTCCGCGCTCAGCTCCGAGGCCTCCTTCCCGGAACGCTGGAAGTACGGCGTGATGCGGCTGATCACCCTGGCCCCCGACGACCGGGCCTCCGAGGCGATCGCCCCGCCCGGCTGGGTGGACGTCTCCATCAACGTCATGTCGATGCTGCTGCTGCTCGCCGTGCTGTTCGCCGCCTTCCGCTCGCGCCGCGCCGTCGACCCGATCAGCGAGGAGGACGAGGAGCGGCTTCGGGCACTGCTCGCCAGGCAGGGCGACCGCGACTCGCTCGGCTACTTCGCACTGCGCCGCGAGAAGTCCGTCATCTGGTCCCCCACCGGCAAGGCCGCCGTCACCTACCGCGTCGTCGGCGGGGTCTCGCTGGCCTCCGGCGACCCCATCGGCGACCCCGAGGCCTGGCCCGGCGCCATCGACCCGTGGCTGGCCGAGGCCCGCGAGCACGGCTGGGTGCCGGCCGTGATGGGCGCGAGCGAGGAGGCCGGGCAGATCTACGCCCGGCACGGCCTGGACGCCCTCGAACTCGGTGACGAGGCGATCGTCGAGACCGCCGAGTTCACCCTGGAGGGCCGCGCCATGCGGACCGTCCGGCAGGCCTTCAACCGCGTCAAGCGGGCCGGGTACACCGTCCGCATCCGCCGCCACGCCGACATTCCGGCCGACGAGATGGCCGAGCTGGTGCGCCGGGCCGACGACTGGCGCGACGGCGCCACCGAGCGCGGGTTCTCCATGGCGCTGGGCCGGCTGGGTGATCCCTCCGACGGCCAGTGCGTGATGCTGGAGTGCACCGACGGCAACGGCGATCTGCGGGCCGTGCTGTCCTTCGTACCGTGGGGCCCCAAGGGCCTTTCGCTGGACCTGATGCGCCGTGACCGGGACTCCGAGAACGGCCTGATGGAGTTCATGGTCATCGAACTCCTGGAACGCTCCAAGGAGATCGGGGTGACCCAGGTCTCCCTCAACTTCGCGATGTTCCGGTCCGTCTTCGAGCGCGGGTCCCGGCTCGGCGCCGGTCCGGTGCTGCGGATGTGGCGCTCGCTGCTCAGCTTCTTCTCCCGCTGGTGGCAGATCGAGTCCCTCTACCGGGCCAACGCCAAATACCGGCCGATCTGGGAACCGCGGTTCATGCTCTTCGAGAAGAGTTCGGACCTGCTGCGGATCGGTGTCGCGGCCGGCCGGGCCGAGGGCTTCCTGGAGGCCCCCGGCCTTCCGAAGTGGCTGCACCGCAGACACCTGGAGACCCGCCGTTGA
- the cobT gene encoding nicotinate-nucleotide--dimethylbenzimidazole phosphoribosyltransferase, translating to MSTLNLDDFSDLIERPDGGVRRDAEERRERLAVPPGALGRLDELAEWLAAAQGRVPVKPIERPRVVLFAADHGIAAEGVSARAASTGHELVRAVLDGTSPVAILAGRLGVTIRIVDAGLDCEPGLLPADVSAHRVRRGSGRIDVEDALTAEEAEAAVRLGMRIADEEADSGTDLVVLGDLSVGGTTVAATLVAALCGTDASVVTGRGGVPIDDLAWMRKCAAIRDALRRARPVLGDQVALLAAVGGADVAAITGFLLQCAVRRTPVILDGVVSAACGLVAQRAAFRAPDWWLAGQASGEPGQAKALDRMALNPVLDHGVTVGEGTGALLALPLVQAAAALAAELPERAAEEPTE from the coding sequence ATGAGCACGCTGAATCTCGACGACTTCTCCGATCTGATCGAGCGCCCCGACGGGGGCGTCCGGCGTGATGCCGAGGAACGCCGTGAGCGCCTCGCCGTCCCGCCCGGCGCGCTGGGCCGGCTCGACGAACTCGCCGAGTGGCTCGCCGCCGCGCAGGGTCGGGTTCCGGTCAAACCGATCGAGCGCCCCCGCGTGGTGCTGTTCGCCGCCGACCACGGGATCGCCGCCGAGGGCGTCTCCGCCCGGGCCGCGTCCACCGGCCACGAACTGGTGCGTGCCGTGCTCGACGGGACCAGCCCCGTGGCCATCCTCGCCGGCCGGCTCGGCGTCACCATACGGATCGTCGACGCCGGGCTCGACTGCGAACCCGGGCTGCTCCCCGCGGACGTGTCCGCGCACCGCGTCCGGCGCGGCAGCGGCCGGATCGACGTGGAGGACGCGCTGACGGCCGAGGAGGCCGAGGCCGCGGTGCGGCTCGGGATGCGCATCGCCGACGAGGAGGCGGACTCCGGAACGGACCTGGTCGTCCTCGGTGACCTCAGCGTCGGCGGGACGACCGTCGCCGCGACCCTCGTCGCCGCCCTGTGCGGAACCGACGCCTCGGTGGTCACCGGCCGCGGCGGAGTGCCGATCGACGACCTGGCCTGGATGCGCAAGTGCGCGGCGATCCGCGACGCGCTGCGCCGGGCCCGCCCGGTCCTGGGCGACCAGGTGGCGCTGCTGGCCGCGGTCGGCGGCGCGGACGTCGCCGCCATCACCGGATTCCTCCTCCAGTGCGCGGTGCGCCGTACTCCGGTCATCCTCGACGGTGTGGTTTCGGCCGCGTGCGGACTGGTGGCGCAGCGGGCGGCGTTCCGGGCTCCCGACTGGTGGCTGGCCGGTCAGGCCAGCGGCGAGCCGGGTCAGGCCAAGGCACTTGACCGAATGGCGCTCAACCCCGTGCTCGATCACGGCGTCACAGTAGGTGAAGGTACCGGGGCACTGCTGGCTCTCCCCCTCGTCCAGGCGGCCGCCGCACTCGCGGCGGAACTCCCGGAGCGGGCGGCGGAGGAGCCGACGGAATGA
- a CDS encoding spherulation-specific family 4 protein: MTHDPYATPEEKDPMLLVPLYEHPADRPEAWERLIRSAGRLHSVVLNPDSGPGAARDERFALVAERLREAGVPVLGYADTDYGRRPHAEVVQDLLRHRDWYAADGAFLDQASADPELLPHYGRLAVAARAAGARTLVLNHGVHPHPGYAELADLLVTFEGPWDAYRNADAAPSWTADHPAQRFCHLVYAVPPGALAARLAEELAAERGAGVHCAVPGSGAHPWGTLPYELEAAG; the protein is encoded by the coding sequence ATGACGCACGATCCGTACGCCACGCCCGAGGAGAAGGACCCCATGCTGCTGGTGCCCCTGTACGAGCATCCCGCCGACCGGCCGGAGGCCTGGGAGCGGCTCATCCGCTCCGCGGGCCGGCTGCACTCGGTGGTGCTCAACCCCGACAGCGGGCCGGGTGCCGCCCGCGACGAGCGGTTCGCCCTCGTCGCCGAGCGGCTGCGCGAGGCCGGCGTACCCGTCCTCGGGTACGCCGACACCGACTACGGGAGGCGCCCGCACGCCGAGGTGGTGCAGGACCTGCTGCGCCACCGCGACTGGTACGCCGCCGACGGGGCCTTCCTCGACCAGGCCTCCGCCGACCCGGAGCTGCTCCCGCACTACGGGCGCCTGGCGGTCGCCGCCCGTGCCGCGGGCGCCCGCACCCTCGTCCTCAACCACGGGGTCCACCCGCACCCCGGCTACGCCGAACTCGCCGACCTCCTCGTCACCTTCGAGGGACCCTGGGACGCCTACCGGAACGCGGACGCCGCGCCGTCCTGGACGGCGGACCACCCGGCCCAGCGGTTCTGCCACCTCGTGTACGCCGTCCCGCCGGGCGCGCTCGCCGCCCGGCTCGCCGAGGAACTCGCCGCCGAACGCGGGGCCGGGGTGCACTGCGCCGTCCCCGGCAGCGGCGCGCACCCCTGGGGCACCCTCCCGTACGAGCTGGAGGCGGCGGGATGA
- a CDS encoding endo alpha-1,4 polygalactosaminidase translates to MRRVGLLLAVPLLLLAACTSQPEPERDELSSDPAPGQRWQPKPGVGWQWQLTGKLDTTVKAAVYDVDGFNTTKEQIATLKKAGRKTICYISTGAWEDFRPDADAFPKALLGEGNGWEGERWLDIRRAAELEPLMGKRFDMCREKGFDAVEPDNMDGYANRSGFPLTADDQLKYNRLVARLAHDRGMSVGLKNDLDQIPQLVADFDFAVNEQCMEYEECERYAPFIDAGKAVFHVEYEGRLSRWCPAAREAKLSSLQKRYDLDAWRQVCR, encoded by the coding sequence ATGAGAAGGGTCGGACTCCTGCTGGCCGTCCCCCTGCTGCTGCTCGCCGCCTGTACGTCGCAGCCGGAACCGGAACGGGACGAACTGTCGTCCGACCCGGCGCCGGGTCAGCGGTGGCAGCCGAAGCCGGGAGTCGGCTGGCAGTGGCAGCTCACCGGGAAGCTCGACACCACGGTGAAGGCGGCCGTGTACGACGTCGACGGGTTCAACACCACCAAGGAACAGATCGCCACCCTGAAGAAGGCCGGCCGCAAGACCATCTGCTACATCTCCACCGGTGCCTGGGAGGACTTCCGGCCGGACGCCGACGCCTTCCCGAAGGCGCTGCTGGGGGAGGGCAACGGCTGGGAGGGCGAGCGCTGGCTCGACATCCGGCGCGCCGCCGAGCTGGAACCGCTGATGGGGAAACGGTTCGACATGTGCAGGGAGAAGGGCTTCGACGCGGTGGAGCCCGACAATATGGACGGCTACGCCAACCGGTCCGGCTTCCCGCTGACCGCCGACGACCAGCTGAAGTACAACCGTCTGGTCGCCCGGCTCGCGCACGACCGGGGCATGTCGGTCGGGCTGAAGAACGACCTGGACCAGATCCCGCAGCTGGTGGCCGACTTCGACTTCGCGGTGAACGAGCAGTGCATGGAGTACGAGGAGTGCGAGCGGTACGCCCCGTTCATCGACGCGGGCAAGGCCGTCTTCCACGTCGAGTACGAGGGCCGGCTGAGCCGGTGGTGCCCGGCGGCGCGCGAGGCGAAGCTCAGCTCCCTGCAGAAGCGCTACGACCTGGACGCCTGGCGCCAGGTCTGCCGCTAG
- a CDS encoding sensor histidine kinase — translation MRAHPLATDAVLAFGAFVAMVVGSFADPHGPHGPTFGTRTPEPFSLLLMLLGAAALVFRRRQPRTVLAVTCGLSLLELTTGEPRAPVAMCTVIALYTVAAHTDRPTTWRIGLLTMAGLTGVAMLAGPLPWYAQENLGIFAWTGMAAAAGDAVRSRRAFVDAIRERAERAERTRDEEARRRVAEERLRIARDLHDVVAHHIALVNVQAGVAAHVMDKRPDQAKEALAHVRDASRSALNELRATVGLLRQSGDPEAPTEPAPGLGVLGELVDTFRHAGLPVEVIVQVDGEPGPLPAAVDLAAYRVIQEALTNVRKHAGPGAKAEVSVVRVGPSVEVTVLDDGGQAADGAAEPADPGGGHGLLGMRERTGALGGSCFAGPRYGGGYRVHAILPLA, via the coding sequence ATGCGGGCCCATCCGCTCGCCACCGATGCCGTGCTGGCGTTCGGGGCGTTCGTGGCCATGGTCGTCGGCTCCTTCGCCGATCCGCACGGGCCCCACGGGCCCACCTTCGGGACCCGCACCCCCGAACCCTTCTCACTGCTGCTGATGCTGCTCGGCGCGGCCGCCCTGGTGTTCCGGCGCCGGCAGCCGCGCACCGTGCTCGCCGTGACCTGCGGACTGTCCCTTCTGGAGCTGACCACCGGGGAGCCCCGGGCGCCCGTCGCCATGTGCACGGTGATCGCCCTGTACACGGTGGCCGCCCACACCGACCGGCCGACGACCTGGCGGATCGGGCTGCTCACCATGGCGGGGCTGACGGGCGTGGCCATGCTCGCCGGGCCGCTGCCCTGGTACGCGCAGGAGAACCTCGGGATCTTCGCCTGGACCGGGATGGCCGCGGCCGCCGGGGACGCCGTGCGCAGCCGGCGGGCCTTCGTCGACGCCATCCGGGAACGGGCCGAGCGCGCCGAGCGGACCCGGGACGAGGAGGCCAGGCGGCGGGTCGCCGAGGAGCGGCTGCGGATCGCCCGGGACCTGCACGACGTGGTCGCCCATCACATCGCCCTGGTCAACGTGCAGGCGGGAGTCGCCGCGCACGTCATGGACAAGCGCCCGGACCAGGCGAAGGAGGCGCTGGCGCACGTACGGGACGCCAGCCGGTCGGCGCTGAACGAACTGCGGGCCACGGTCGGGCTGCTGCGGCAGTCCGGCGACCCGGAGGCGCCGACGGAGCCCGCGCCGGGGCTCGGTGTCCTGGGCGAGCTGGTGGACACCTTCCGGCACGCCGGGCTACCGGTGGAGGTCATCGTCCAGGTGGACGGGGAGCCGGGACCGCTGCCGGCGGCCGTGGACCTGGCTGCGTACCGGGTGATCCAGGAGGCGCTGACCAACGTACGCAAGCACGCGGGCCCGGGGGCGAAGGCCGAGGTCAGCGTGGTCCGGGTCGGGCCCTCGGTGGAGGTGACGGTCCTGGACGACGGCGGCCAGGCGGCCGACGGGGCGGCGGAGCCTGCCGATCCGGGGGGCGGGCACGGTCTCCTCGGCATGCGCGAACGCACGGGCGCCCTGGGCGGCTCCTGCTTCGCGGGCCCCCGCTACGGCGGCGGCTACCGCGTCCACGCCATCCTCCCCCTGGCCTAG